One stretch of Ananas comosus cultivar F153 linkage group 6, ASM154086v1, whole genome shotgun sequence DNA includes these proteins:
- the LOC109711335 gene encoding caffeoyl-CoA O-methyltransferase 1-like → MEPTGRVTLLYSEALYHYLLETSVYPREHECLKELREITSEHPWKVMSTTPDEGQFLAMLVKLIGAKNTLEIGVYTGYSLLATALALPDDGKILAIDIKRDYYEMGLPAIEKAGVAHKIDFREGRALPMLDQLVADEKAHGSFDFIFIDADKDNYLNYHERALKLVRPGGVIGYDNTLWKGAVAMPEDAPMEKPLRHYRGYVRELNAALAADPRVEICHLTINDGLTLCRRIE, encoded by the exons ATGGAGCCAACTGGGAGAGTAACTCTTCTCTATAGTGAAGCCCTCTATCat TACTTGCTGGAGACGAGCGTGTACCCGCGAGAGCACGAGTGCCTGAAGGAGCTTCGCGAGATCACCAGCGAACACCCATG GAAGGTCATGTCGACCACCCCGGACGAGGGGCAGTTCTTAGCCATGCTAGTGAAGCTGATTGGCGCGAAGAATACGTTGGAGATCGGAGTGTACACTGGCTACTCGCTCCTCGCCACCGCCCTCGCCCTACCCGATGACGGCAAG ATACTGGCGATAGATATAAAGCGGGACTACTACGAGATGGGCCTGCCGGCGATTGAGAAGGCCGGAGTGGCGCACAAGATCGACTTCCGCGAGGGCCGGGCTTTGCCCATGCTTGATCAGCTGGTGGCAGAT GAGAAGGCGCACGGTTCGTTCGACTTCATCTTCATCGACGCGGACAAGGACAACTACCTCAACTACCATGAGAGGGCGCTGAAGCTGGTGAGGCCCGGCGGCGTGATCGGCTACGACAACACGCTGTGGAAGGGGGCTGTGGCGATGCCGGAGGACGCGCCGATGGAGAAGCCGCTGCGCCACTACCGCGGCTACGTGCGGGAGCTCAACGCGGCGCTCGCCGCCGATCCCCGTGTCGAGATCTGCCACCTCACGATCAACGACGGCCTCACTCTCTGTCGCAGGATCGAATAA